One segment of Trachemys scripta elegans isolate TJP31775 chromosome 1, CAS_Tse_1.0, whole genome shotgun sequence DNA contains the following:
- the C1H13orf42 gene encoding uncharacterized protein C13orf42 homolog: MFRKIHSIFHPNSQRRSLADDIPCYDGTGSAVRLIRSTSMFTLGGEQQRLNESLKKCRSTTSIESCAYFQQKEEDRAWMYSKTQHCLQYLQDLLALRKKYLDSINDLKSMNMTSEISPVSTKFSKTGKKPLHPLPTRHSKISMEKRVPQSNSDVREAIAFLDSVIADLDAERWQKVPVTDLPNVDVDFDVATSTREHSLHSNWILRAPQRHSQDALQIAEAASQSKRNSQRRTTGSRKRLERYPIYLPKAVEGAFSTLKFKPKSCKKD, encoded by the exons ATGTTCAGAAAGATCCATTCAATCTTTCACCCCAACTCCCAGAGGAGAAGTCTGGCTGATGATATCCCTTGCTATGATGGCACAGGCTCTGCTGTAAGGCTGATCCGCAGCACCTCTATGTTCACTCTGGGAGGTGAGCAGCAGAGACTCAATGAATCCTTGAAAAAATGCAGAAGTACCACCAGTATAGAATCTTGTGCATACTTCCAGCAGAAAGAGGAAGACAGGGCCTGGATGTACTCCAAGACTCAACATTGCTTACAGTACTTACAGGATCTATTAGCTTTGAGAAAAAAATACCTTGACAGCATCAATGACTTAAAATCCATGAACATGACATCAGAAATTTCTCCGGTGTCAACAAAATTCTCCAAAACAGGGAAAAAGCCACTACACCCACTTCCTACCAGGCACTCTAAG ATATCAATGGAGAAAAGAGTCCCACAGTCCAATTCAGATGTAAGAGAGGCAATAGCTTTCTTGGACTCTGTGATTGCAGATCTGGATGCAGAGAGATGGCAGAAAGTTCCTGTGACAGATCTCCCAAACGTGGATGTTGACTTTGATG TTGCTACCAGCACTCGTGAGCACAGTTTAcattcaaactggattctccgtGCCCCTCAGAGGCACTCCCAAGATGCCTTGCAAATAGCAGAGGCAGCAAGCCAGTCTAAAAGAAACAGCCAGAGAAGAACAACTGGCTCCAGAAAGAGATTGGAAAGATATCCAATTTATTTACCCAAAGCTGTGGAAGGGGCATTCAGCACTttaaaatttaaaccaaaatCATGTAAGAAGGACTAG